CCAAGGCCGCGCCCGGCAAGGCGAAGACGACGCCCAAGGCGGCGAAGTCTGCCGCGACGTCAAGCAAAGCCACCGGAACGGCGCAGGCCGTCAAAGCCTCGCCCGCCAAGGGACTGGGCAAGGGCGTGATCGCCGTCGCGCCGCCGAGCTTTCGGCGCGAACGGGCGCTGATCAAGCGCGGCATCTGGCCGGTCGCCGGCTGCGACGAGGCGGGTCGCGGGCCGCTCGCCGGCCCGGTGGTCGCGGCTGCGGTGGTGCTCGATCCCAAGCGGGTGCCCAAGGGGCTCGACGACTCCAAGCGGCTCTCAGCCGAGAAGCGCGAAGAGCTGTTCGAGGAAATCTGCGCCAGCGCGCAGGTCTCGGTGGCGTGCGCCTCGCCGGAGCGGATCAACCGCGACAACATCCTGCGTGCCTCGCTGTGGGCATTGACCCGCGCGGTGCATGCGCTGCCGGACCTGCCGCAGCACGTCTTCGTCGACGGCCGCGATCGGCTCGCGACGCGCTGCGAAAGCGAGGCGGTGATCGGCGGCGACGGGCTGATCGCGTCGATCGCCGCGGCCTCGATCATCGCCAAGGTCACGCGCGACCGGCTGATGTGCCGGCTGGCGCAGGACTGCCCCGGCTACGGCTTCGAGCAGCACAAGGGCTACGGCGTGCCGGAGCATCTCGCGGCGCTGGCACGGCTCGGCCCGTCCGTGCATCACCGCCGTTTCTTCGCGCCAGTGGCCGCCGCCTGGCAGAAGATCGAGGGGGCGCCGGCCGAACCGACAGGTCTCACCGGTGATCTGTTCGGCACACCGGCTGATTCCGGTCACGCAGCCACGCTGTAGGCGGGGCCAAGCCGGTTGCCTGGTGCGCCGGTGGCCTCTATCACGGGCGAACCGAACTCCGCTGGCCCCGCATGCGCTTCACCTCCCTGATCATCGAATTGATCCGCGCCCGGCCGCGGCTGATGTTCTGGCTGGTGGTGTCAGCGCAGGCGCTGCTGTGGCTGGTGGTGCCGCTGCTGGTCTATGCCAGCCCGCCCGAGGGTGTCGCCACCGTGCTCGCCTACGGCCGCGAATATCAGGTCGGCAGTGACCTCGGCCCGCCGCTGGCGT
The DNA window shown above is from Rhodopseudomonas palustris HaA2 and carries:
- a CDS encoding ribonuclease HII, translated to MIRNSTKPAKAAPGKAKTTPKAAKSAATSSKATGTAQAVKASPAKGLGKGVIAVAPPSFRRERALIKRGIWPVAGCDEAGRGPLAGPVVAAAVVLDPKRVPKGLDDSKRLSAEKREELFEEICASAQVSVACASPERINRDNILRASLWALTRAVHALPDLPQHVFVDGRDRLATRCESEAVIGGDGLIASIAAASIIAKVTRDRLMCRLAQDCPGYGFEQHKGYGVPEHLAALARLGPSVHHRRFFAPVAAAWQKIEGAPAEPTGLTGDLFGTPADSGHAATL